A single region of the bacterium genome encodes:
- a CDS encoding methyltransferase domain-containing protein, which translates to MPAKRTLPVRTDFERHKDTYRQEIKESISFIGQDLEFFTKVKVDSLLDLTRRLVGDPSGLRILDVGCGIGITDRHLTGRFNRLYGVDVSPGIVRKAKALNPKATYRHYNGDRLPFPSGSMDVTFAICVMHHVKPDGLQRFTEEMGRVTRKGGLMVIYEHNPLNPLTRVAVSRCEMDHDAILLRMGQVGSLLGKSGEILEKRYILFTPLRPALFRALDRSLAWLPLGAQYYVAARRPH; encoded by the coding sequence ATGCCCGCCAAACGCACCCTTCCGGTCCGAACGGATTTCGAACGCCATAAGGACACCTATCGTCAGGAGATCAAGGAGTCCATTTCTTTCATTGGACAGGACCTTGAATTTTTCACCAAGGTCAAGGTGGACTCCCTATTGGATTTGACCCGTCGATTGGTAGGGGATCCCTCGGGCCTGAGGATCCTGGACGTGGGTTGCGGTATCGGGATCACGGACCGCCATCTGACCGGGCGGTTCAATAGGCTTTACGGGGTGGACGTAAGTCCGGGTATCGTCCGCAAGGCGAAAGCCCTCAATCCCAAAGCCACCTACCGTCATTACAATGGGGACAGGCTACCTTTTCCATCCGGATCCATGGATGTGACCTTCGCCATTTGCGTCATGCATCACGTCAAACCCGACGGTCTCCAGCGGTTCACGGAGGAGATGGGCAGGGTCACCCGGAAAGGGGGGCTTATGGTCATCTATGAGCATAATCCCTTGAATCCCTTGACCCGAGTCGCCGTCTCCCGTTGTGAAATGGACCATGACGCGATCTTGCTGAGAATGGGGCAGGTTGGTTCCTTGTTGGGTAAAAGCGGCGAGATCCTAGAAAAACGGTACATCCTATTCACGCCCCTGCGCCCGGCTCTCTTTCGGGCTTTGGACAGGTCCTTGGCCTGGCTTCCCTTGGGAGCTCAATATTATGTCGCGGCCCGCAGGCCCCACTGA